The Salmo salar chromosome ssa06, Ssal_v3.1, whole genome shotgun sequence sequence AGGGCGAGCAGGAGCAAGTCGTTGAACCGGACCCGGTGCCGgcggagcaggagacagaggaccAGAGCACCGCCGAAGCCACCGACGATGGGCAGGAAGGCGAGTCTGCCAAAACCACGATAGAGAGGAAATGGGGCTTTGGTTTGCAGGAGCTATACGGACTAGCATTGAAATTCTTCAAAGGTATTTTATATTTATTCGTATTTGATCCTAACAATGTAATGGAATTGAAATTGTGGTTTGGTATTACATgatgtggctagctagctgtttcatcccagtttatttattttttgtgcgGTACATTAgcaaactagctaatgttagccagctagccacTTGCTTAACTATGATGCCTAGCTAGCTGTAAAAATGACACAGCAACTTGAAGATTTTTCAACAATCTCCGAATAATGTATCTGCATGATTGCTGGATGTTCTATCAGGTTGTCTCTCGTTGACAGAATAGTTATTCAGACATCGAAAGAATAACGGCGTAGCTATGTCTAGTTTAGATGAGGCGACATTTAACTTGACATGTCATGTGTCGATATGGTCATGTGGTTCCTCCACGTAGCTACTAACTGCCAGTTTAACGTTACTCTAGTGAATGACAACCCAGTAACTAGCTAGCTTGACTGGTATGTGGCACACACCCTGTTATTAATACATATATTCTAGCTACGGGCAGGGTGGCAGATTTGCATACAGCTCATAGACACAGATTTGTAGACGTCATAATACTACATAATGCTAGTGATTCATACTAAATAAACATTGCGATCAGCATATACACATGTCTCCACCTGTCATTTCTGAGATCTTGAATTATTGATTACTGAACTAAAGCAGACAAGACTAGTCATTCAGTCATTAGTAAAAGTACACAGCTTGCAAGCAGTTTACTTACTTGTACTGCTTAATTGTAGGATGACTGCCTTCCAATCTTCAGAATTCACATGCATTAACTGCACGTGGCTCCATCAAAATAAAGGGCTTAGGTTTCCTTTAATGGGCCATTGAACGCAGACTACATACACATTTCACAGCCAATGGATTAGCTTGGAAATGAGTCAGTGCAAATGCTATCACCATCACTTCAGATGTACACCTTCAATAGAGTAACAATAATTAGACATTTTTAAAGCACACAAGAATGCATTCTGCCCTGATTCACTGCTCCTCTGACAGGACTGGATAGCTAGAAGCAGTGTGGCGGAAACAACAAGGGGAACTATTACTTACatacacacctactcaatcatcTCAGATCTACGCTTGTGGAGTGAACGATGGGGATGGGTTCCATTTCTGGAATGAAATGAAGCCTAGATATGTAGAGGGAAGAGAAAGAATAAGGAAACATTGAAGGAGTAGGTTATTTCTCCCACATGGGTGTGTTCGCTAAGTAAACATTACTGAATTGCATCCACCATTTCAAACATCCAATCCATTTTTACTGCTGGATTATTGTGAGAGCCCTCCAGGTGGCTCTGGGCATTGTGCAAACTGGTTCTAAAACGGGACTCCTCCTATTTTTCAGTGAAGCTGTGCATTGCATGCATTGTTGATTATTTCATGCATTTGCAATATAAGGGGCTGAGAAGGGAGAAAAACATGCTTTATGACCAAGCTCAGACTGGCTAAGTAGCTCCTTCGCTGACTGTACAcaataaaaggaacacttatgtcaGTCATCATTCGCCAGCAACACACCAAGCAATAATCTATTCTGGAatgaggaaaaacaaaacaaaacattcaTTTTTAATGACCCATTTTATAGAGTGCCATTTCCAATATAGGCCTAAGTGTCTAGCAATGAATAATTGTTTAAATGATCAGCAGATGACATATTTGCCTTGCTAGTGTATTGCAGTATGGAATCTAGACTATTAGTTTGTCCTCAGATAAGGATGGGAAGGCCTTTCACCCCACCTATGAGGAGAAGCTTCGTCTGGTGGCCCTCCACAAGCAGGTGTTACTGGGGCCATACAACCTCGACGCCTCTCCAGAGGTGGGCTTCTTTGACGTCCTGGGCAATGACCGCAGGTAACCCccagcccccccccacccctccccattgtgtgtgtatgagctTTGAACTCCAGCAGCAGCTCCAGCCCTAGTGCTGCTGCTGTGTTCCAGTAAACAGGAAATATGAGGGAACAGATTGTGGAACAGAGCTTTTCCTCCCAACATTTTATCAAGGTTTTTCACAGCTCAACACACACTTATCTACTGCCTTTACTGTAAATGTGCACCAATTGATGGCCCATGCTGACGCTCAGTGGTTGAACTCTTTACCCCCTTACTGCAGACCACGTAAGCAAACCTTGGACTGAACTTTTTTTTCTTGTTATTTGTCCTAAGTCATTGTCCCATTGCCACTACCTCTCTTCCTTCTGTAGGAAAGAGTGGGCTGCTCTGGGTAACATGGAGAAGGAGGAGGCCATGGTGGAGTTTGTCAAGCTGTTGAACAAATGCTGTAATTTATTCGCTCCTTACATCACCTCCCACCAAATAGAGAAGAAGGAGCAGGAAAGGAAACGGTAAGATGCCCAGgaggacaaacagacagacatttcTGCCCATGAGAGCAACATGATGGGAACTTTACCCTAGTTTAGGATTTAGGGAATTCTCAAGTTTGTCTTGTTTTTGTCTCTTTCCTTCCATCTCAcctcaggagggaggaggaggaacgaCAGCGCCGGGAGGATGAAGAGCAGGAAcgacagagacaggaggaggagaggcggaggcttgaggaggaggagaggctgaagagggaggaggatgaaAGGAGACAGTTGGATGAGGAGAGGCTACGGGTGGAGCAGCATAAGTGAGTACTGTGTATGATAAGTCTCATGATCTAGATCTCTAGCTTCAGCTTTACCTCTATCTACTGTGTGGAGGAAGATTTACCTCTATCTACTGTGTGGAGGAAGATTTACCTCTATCTACTGTGTGGAGGAAGCTTTTCCTCTATCTACTGTGTGGAGGAAGCTTTTCCTCTATCTACTGTGTGGAGGAAGCTTTTCCTCTATCTACTGTGTGGAGGAAGCTTTACCTCTATCTACTGTGTGGAGGAAGCTTTACCTCTATCTACTGTGTGGAGGAAGCTTTACTTCTATCTACTGTGTGGAGGAAGCTTTACTTCTATCTACTGTGTGGAGGAAGCTTTACCTCTATCTACTGTGTGGAGGAAGCTTTACCTCTATCTACTGTGTGGAGGAAGCTTTACCTCTATCTACTGTGTGGAGGAAGATTTACCTCTATCTACTGTGTGGAGGAAGATTTACCTCTATCTACTGTGTGGAGGAAGCTTTACCTCTATCTACTGTGTGGAGGAAGCTTTTTATGGTATCCAAGTATTCGTTGAATGGTGCAGCATTGATggtctcctccatcctccccctccctgtctgCAGACAGCAGATCATGGCAGCATTGAATGCCCAGACAGCGGTGCAGTTTCAGCAGTATGCTGCCCAACAGTATCCAGAGAGCCCTGAGCAGCAGCTGGGTCTCATACGCCAGCTGCAGGAACAACACTACCAACAGTACATGCAGCAGCTCTACCAAGTCCAGCTGGCTCagcaacaggtacacacacacaccccacaatgTCCTATGCACTCCACATCTCAACACATCTTTTTCAGATATAAGGTAATAAGCAGTACTAAGTCATTTTAAGTGTTCATTAAGTTGTTGCTCCTTTACGTCTCTCATTAGAGATGTCAACCAGGGCTTACCTTGTTATTTTCATGAGGAGAATACAATGTGGAGATTATACAGAAAAGTCTTAGTCATGTTGTCTTCCAAGTCATTGACCCTTGTCCTTCCCCTCCAGGCAGCCTTACAGAAGCAGCAGGAGGATGCGGTGGTGCAGGCTACGCTGGAGGTCACCAGTGAGTCTTTAGCTGCAGTGCCCCCGGCTAGAGAGGAGGTCCCCATGCTCAACGGCCAGTCAGACTCCCACTCTGAGAGCATGGACAAAGAGCCAGAACCCCTCGAGCCTGCCGATGAGGTCACTGAGAATGGGCCCATTGGTACACGCACACATCGACCAGGTAccaacacacacgtgcacacacaccggCCAGGTATCATCAGCAATCACTCGAGTCGAGTATGATTGTCCTCAATGCACTTTTCTATTTGTGGGTCTTCAGATGGTTGTAAAGGCTGATGCGGGAGCCACATATTTTGGTGCAGGGGTGAGGTGTGGTTGGACCTTCCTGGTGTTGTCCTTGCATAGCACTCACACCCCACAGACCAACCGGTATAGCTGCATTCCAACCAGTATAGCTGCATTCCAACCGGTAAATGTGTGATACCTTACACTCTGTCCTTGGGCATCAGAAAGGGATGCGTAGGTGTAAGGGATAGGTGAatgactccaccctaaccctctgaTTGGCTAAGAGGAGTTCCTGCCCATTGTGCACTTATTGATACAGTTCTTTCAGGTCTCTGATGAGGGAATTCTCAAGGACAGAGGAGGCCAATTTCTGGTTTGGAATCAAGCCATGGAATTCATTAATCTGTAACAGCAGAGTATCTCTTTCTACTCTGTTCATGCGGGATAGAACAAGGAGACAGTATGCCAGTGTTGCCCGAAAGCCATTACTGCCTCATCGagtttcttaacctctctagggtatgtgaaatcccgtggcgcgatattcaaataccttagaaatgctattacttcaatttctcaaacatatgactattttacaccattttaaagacaactctcgttaatctaaccacactgtccgatttcaaaaaggctttacaacgaaagcaaaacattagattatgtcagcagagtacccagccagaaataatcagacacccatttttcaagctagcatataatgtcacaaaaaacaaaaccacagctaaatgcagcactaacctttgatcttcatcagatgacacacctaggacattatgttatacaatacatgcatgttttgttcaatcaagttcatatttatatcaaaaaactgctttttacattagcatgtgacgttcagaactagcattcccaccgaacacttccggtgaatttactaaattactcacgataaacgttcacaaaaaacataacaattattttaagaattatagatacagaactcctttatgcaatcgctatgtccgattttaaaatggcttttcggcaaaagcacattttgcaatattctgagtagatagctcgccatcacgggctagctattttgacatccaccaagtttggcactcaccgaactcagatttactataagaaaaattggattacctttgctgttcttcgtcagaatgcactcccaggacttctacttcaataacaaatgttggtttggttcaaaataatccatagttatgttcaaatatcctctgttttgttcgtgcgttcaagacactatccgaagggtaacgaagggtgacgcgccggcgcgtatcgtgacaaaaaaattctaaatattccattaccgtacttcgaagcatgtcaaccgctgtttaaaatacatttttatgcgatattTCTCGTAAAAaaccgataatattccgaccgggaaaccctgttttcgttgaaagactaaaaatctaaaatggactcttcacgtgcacgcgcgcccccgtctcattgttctctgatcgaccacttaccaaatgcgctactgtttctcagccatggcctgcaaagtcatcattcaacgttctggcgccctctgagagcctatgggagccgtaggaagtgtcatgttacagcagagatcctcagttttcaataaagagagtgtagaaggccaagaaatggtcagagagggcacttcctgtttggaatcttctcaggtttttgcctgccataggagttctgttatactcacagacaccattcaaacagttttagaaactttagcgtgttttctatccaaatcaaacaattatatgcatattctagtttctgggcagtagtaataaccagattaaatcgggtatgtttttttttttatccg is a genomic window containing:
- the acbd3 gene encoding Golgi resident protein GCP60 isoform X2 produces the protein MMATEVQSGDLNNGSSSRLEVSIDGLTLSPDPEGEQEQVVEPDPVPAEQETEDQSTAEATDDGQEGESAKTTIERKWGFGLQELYGLALKFFKDKDGKAFHPTYEEKLRLVALHKQVLLGPYNLDASPEVGFFDVLGNDRRKEWAALGNMEKEEAMVEFVKLLNKCCNLFAPYITSHQIEKKEQERKRREEEERQRREDEEQERQRQEEERRRLEEEERLKREEDERRQLDEERLRVEQHKQQIMAALNAQTAVQFQQYAAQQYPESPEQQLGLIRQLQEQHYQQYMQQLYQVQLAQQQAALQKQQEDAVVQATLEVTSESLAAVPPAREEVPMLNGQSDSHSESMDKEPEPLEPADEVTENGPIGTRTHRPDSPPVIAAPSMWTRPQIKDFKEKIRQDVDSVITVGRGEVVTVRVPTHEEGSYLFWEFATDHYDIGFGVLFEWTDATNASVSVHVSESSDEDEDEEGESPREGVKLKKGAGKPQVDEIVPVYRRDCHEEVYAGSHQYPGRGVYLLKFDNSYSLWRSKSVYYRVYYTR
- the acbd3 gene encoding Golgi resident protein GCP60 isoform X1; protein product: MMATEVQSGDLNNGSSSRLEVSIDGLTLSPDPEGEQEQVVEPDPVPAEQETEDQSTAEATDDGQEGESAKTTIERKWGFGLQELYGLALKFFKDKDGKAFHPTYEEKLRLVALHKQVLLGPYNLDASPEVGFFDVLGNDRRKEWAALGNMEKEEAMVEFVKLLNKCCNLFAPYITSHQIEKKEQERKRREEEERQRREDEEQERQRQEEERRRLEEEERLKREEDERRQLDEERLRVEQHKQQIMAALNAQTAVQFQQYAAQQYPESPEQQLGLIRQLQEQHYQQYMQQLYQVQLAQQQAALQKQQEDAVVQATLEVTSESLAAVPPAREEVPMLNGQSDSHSESMDKEPEPLEPADEVTENGPIGTRTHRPADSPPVIAAPSMWTRPQIKDFKEKIRQDVDSVITVGRGEVVTVRVPTHEEGSYLFWEFATDHYDIGFGVLFEWTDATNASVSVHVSESSDEDEDEEGESPREGVKLKKGAGKPQVDEIVPVYRRDCHEEVYAGSHQYPGRGVYLLKFDNSYSLWRSKSVYYRVYYTR